Proteins from one Cyprinus carpio isolate SPL01 chromosome B15, ASM1834038v1, whole genome shotgun sequence genomic window:
- the pdzd3a gene encoding Na(+)/H(+) exchange regulatory cofactor NHE-RF3 has protein sequence MLPLNVYLAPSQSPGLPAVVSRIMRFSTEPADAPELPKKFTFNPKEGIDNPALVISDDTEPDVHPRMCVLKREEGQGFGFYMSKDAGCRGHVVRQVEPWSSAERGGLKKGDRILEVNEDFVDDKEHSTVVLKVQASGLKLYLLVLSAQDYEFAVSEGRDLMSLASAYRPIEGCSRPRLCYITKEPGSGLGLSIIPTEGERGRYRLSPVTDGPAERAGVQNGDRLIWINGAMISALSYAALSKMVKKCEDHVTVLVIDSRSEVCYNRMGIPIIPAFAKTHNLPYRPKTLHLTQGPQGYGFFLRQEKLRSGRIAHVLREIDPCSPAETAGMEDGELVLAVNGEQVEDAEHEGVVSKIRQSGQQVTLTTISILGRDYYTQLGISPLLFYEDHIPKREPFPYPPPPHQEGHQNPPHPRLCVVHKEGAGFGFNLGCVQNKPGSYIGQVMMGSAGERAGLCEGDVVVEVNGQNVEDEYFDEVVRLIKEGGTPLSLLVMEGLGYEKLRNARQPVPDASQDDFV, from the exons ATGCTTCCTTTAAATGTGTACCTTGCACCCTCACAAAGCCCAGGGCTGCCAGCAGTGGTAAGCAGGATCATGAGATTCTCCACAG AACCAGCGGATGCCCCAGAGTTACCAAA GAAGTTCACCTTCAACCCAAAAGAAGGGATTGACAACCCTGCTTTAGTGATCTCTGATGACACAG AGCCTGATGTGCATCCACGGATGTGTGTTCTGAAGCGGGAAGAGGGTCAGGGCTTCGGCTTCTACATGAGTAAGGATGCTGGCTGCAGGGGACATGTGGTGCGCCAGGTGGAGCCTTGGAGCAGCGCAGAGCGGGGTGGGCTGAAGAAGGGGGACCGTATTTTGGAGGTCAATGAGGACTTTGTGGATGACAAGGAGCATTCGACT GTGGTGCTGAAGGTGCAGGCGTCTGGGCTGAAGCTATATCTGTTAGTGCTGAGTGCTCAGGATTATGAGTTTGCGGTTTCGGAGGGAAGAGACCTCATGTCGCTCGCCAGTGCTTACCGTCCCATAGAGGGCTGTTCTCGCCCACGGTTGTGTTACATCACTAAAGAGCCTGGCAGTGGCTTGGGCCTCAGTATCATTCCTACTGAAG GTGAGCGAGGCCGTTATCGTCTCAGCCCAGTGACTGATGGTCCAGCTGAGAGAGCAGGAGTCCAGAATGGAGACAGGCTGATCTGGATCAATGGAGCTATGATTTCAGCACTCAGTTATGCAGCACTGTCAAAAATG GTGAAGAAATGTGAAGACCATGTGACTGTCTTGGTAATTGACAGCAGGAGTGAAGTTTGTTATAATCGCATGGGGATACCCATAATTCCTGCTTTTGCCAAAACGCATAATCTACCCTACAGACCAAAAACACTACACCTGACTCAAGGACCACAAGGATACGGGTTCTTCCTAAGGCAAGAGAAGTTACGATCTGGACGTATTG CTCATGTATTACGAGAGATCGACCCCTGCAGCCCAGCTGAGACTGCAGGAATGGAGGACGGAGAGCTTGTGCTAGCGGTAAACGGGGAGCAGGTGGAGGATGCAGAGCATGAGGGCGTCGTCAGCAAAATACGGCAAAGCGGCCAGCAGGTCACCCTAACCACCATCTCCATCCTTGGCAGAGACTATTACACACAG CTGGGTATTTCTCCATTGCTCTTCTATGAAGACCATATTCCAAAAAGGGAACCGTTTCCTTATCCTCCTCCGCCACATCAAGAGGGACACCAAAATCCACCGCATCCTCGACTTTGTGTGGTTCACAAGGAGGGTGCGGGATTTGGCTTCAACCTAGGCTGTGTTCAGAATAAGCCTGGGTCATATATCGGTCAG GTGATGATGGGGAGTGCAGGAGAGAGAGCAGGGTTGTGTGAGGGAGATGTGGTTGTCGAGGTGAATGGACAGAATGTGGAGGACGAGTATTTTGATGAAGTGGTGAGGTTGATAAAAGAGGGAGGAACTCCTCTCAGTCTGCTAGTCATGGAGGGACTCGGATATGAGAAACTGAGAAACGCCAGACAGCCT GTTCCAGATGCTTCACAAGATGATTTTGTATGA
- the ube4a gene encoding ubiquitin conjugation factor E4 A produces the protein MTDQGNNNQNISQNPFAALFSSLADAKQFASGQKQRRQAEQQSVDSGESHSESDNSVSDSIDDNDDSVAEISRSFRSQQELCEQLNVNHMIQRIFLITLDNSDPSLRSGNGIPPRCVYLDEMAADLDGQDWLNMDTIEQALFSRLLLPEPGNHLIYMTSCSVVNLSADRDAGEKRAIPYLYACYRRAKEEITKVPEKLLSYAVHCKNLSVSNARTVLLTPEIYISQNVYEQLVDLLLEAVRGAQFEEVVEFLEEVIASLLADQEVRSFREVMVPVFDIFQGRVKDLDLCQLLLYSYLEILLYFSRQKDISKVLMEHIQPKDPNSGIQYKKTLLGAILNISCLLKTPGVVENHGFFLNPSRSSPQEMKVQESNIHQFMGQFHDKLYQILKNLLQQSSETRHLLLSWLGGCLQANMGRAKIWANQMPEIFFQMFASDAFFLNLGAALLKLCQPFSRPYSPKLLTFNPTYCLLKELSEEERRNRNVHARGLDKETCLIPVPPQQTVEFAQSYSLLTENLILTQLTLYLGFHRLHDQMVKMNQSLHRLQGTWRDTQLSGGPAAAELREQFERLMTVYLSTKAATTQPAMLQNCLNLQASCAALLVQLSLGNQGPEHIPLNFPLPALENSLLCFVPEFFAENMGDFFIFLRRFADEVLESSAESLEHVLTFITVFMGNVDRMKNPHLRAKLAEVLEAVMPHMETLTPGAVQPIMFQRQRVFSTYCHAPQLAEALITVFVDIEFTGDPHQFEQKFNYRRPMYAILKYMWGEESYRESIKRLADYASENLEAMNPPLFLRFLNLLMNDAIFLLDEAIQYLSKIKILQLERDRGEWDSLAPDARREKESSLQMFGQLGRFHNIMSNETIGTLAFLTSEIKGIFVHPFLAERIISMLNYFLQHLVGPKMGALKVKDFSEFDFKPQQLVSDICTIYLNLGDEENFCATVPKDGRSYSPTLFCQTVRVLKKINKPGVMIVLFSLLADKIKSLADRHQREEETYSDAPDEFLDPIMSTLMLDPVLLPSSNVTVDRTTIARHLLSDQTDPFNRSPLTMDQIRPNIELRQQIMKWLADHKQSNQQMGPSG, from the exons ATGACAGACCAGGGCAATAACAATCAGAACATCTCACAAAACCCCTTCGCAGCGCTCTTCAGTTCCCTCGCTGATGCAAAACAGTTTGCATCCGGCCAAAAGCAACGGCGTCAAGCTGAGCAACAAT CTGTAGATTCAGGAGAGAGCCATTCTGAGTCAGACAACTCTGTGTCTGACAGCATCGATGACAATGATGACTCCGTGGCAGAGATCAGCCGATCTTTTCGCTCACAACAGGAGCTCTGTGAGCAGCTCAACGTCAACCACATGATCCAGAGGATCTTCCTCATCACTCTGGACAACA GTGACCCCAGTTTAAGAAGTGGTAATGGCATCCCGCCACGCTGTGTATACCTTGATGAAATGGCCGCTGATCTTGATGGCCAGGACTGGCTTAACATGGACACCATAGAACAG GCTTTGTTCAGCAGGCTGCTTTTGCCGGAGCCGGGAAACCATCTCATTTACATGACCTCCTGCAGTGTCGTGAATCTCTCCGCAGATCGTGATGCAGGAGAGAAACGTGCCATACCGTACCTTTACGCTTGCTACCGTAGAGCTAAAGAGGAG ATCACTAAAGTCCCAGAGAAGCTGTTATCGTATGCAGTGCACTGCAAAAATTTGAGTGTGTCCAATGCCCGCACTGTTCTGCTGACCCCAGAGATATACATCAGTCAGAATGTGTATGAACAGCTTGTGGACCTGTTGCTGGAGGCTGTGAGAGGAGCCC AGTTTGAGGAAGTTGTGGAGTTTTTGGAGGAGGTTATAGCTAGTCTGTTGGCTGACCAAGAAGTGCGGTCCTTCAGGGAGGTTATGGTGCCAGTGTTTGATATTTTTCAAGGCCGGGTCAAAGACTTAGACCTTTGTCAGCTGCTGCTGTATTCCTACCTGGAAATTCTCCTGTACTTCAGTCGGCAAAAGGATATTTCTAAG GTTTTAATGGAGCATATTCAGCCCAAAGATCCTAACAGTGGGATTCAGTATAAGAAAACACTTCTGGGAGCAATCCTGAATATTTCTTGTCTGTTGAAAACCCCTGGTGTGGTTGAGAACCATGGCTTTTTTCTCAATCCTTCTCGTTCCAGCCCACAGGAAATGAAGGTTCAAGAGTCAAATATACACCAG TTTATGGGGCAGTTTCATGATAAGCTGTATCAGATCCTGAAAAACTTGCTTCAGCAGTCCAGCGAGACACGCCACCTGCTGCTCTCGTGGCTGGGTGGCTGCCTGCAGGCCAACATGGGGCGGGCAAAAATCTGGGCAAACCAGATGCCTGAGATATTCTTCCAAATGTTCGCTTCGGACGCATTCTTCTTAAATCTGGGCGCTGCACTGCTCAAGCTCTGCCAACCGTTTTCTCGACCCTACTCGCCCAAACTCCTGACCTTTAACCCCACTTACTGCTTGCTTAAGGAGCTGAGTGAGGAAGAGCGGCGTAACAGAAACGTGCATGCAAGAG GTCTGGACAAGGAGACATGTCTGATACCTGTACCCCCTCAACAAACGGTTGAATTTGCCCAATCATACAGCCTTCTCACAGAAAATCTCATCCTTACACAGCTTACCCTGTACCTGGGCTTTCATAG ACTTCATGATCAGATGGTGAAGATGAATCAGTCTCTACACCGGCTGCAGGGGACGTGGCGGGACACGCAGCTCAGTGGAggcccagcagcagcagagctaCGGGAACAGTTTGAACGCCTCATGACAGTCTATCTCTCAACCAAGGCTGCTACCACGCAGCCTGCAATGCTACAAAACTGCCTCAACCTCCAAGCCTCCTGTGCCGCCCTGCTGGTTCAGCTCAGCCTGGGCAACCAGGGGCCTGAGCACATCCCTCTCAACTTTCCCTTACCTGCACTAGAGAACAGCCTGCTATGCTTTGTGCCAG AATTCTTTGCTGAAAACATGGGCGATTTCTTCATATTCCTCCGCCGCTTTGCTGACGAGGTGTTGGAGTCCTCGGCAGAAAGCTTAGAACATGTCCTGACCTTCATCACTGTGTTCATGGGCAATGTTGATAG AATGAAGAATCCTCATTTGCGGGCAAAGCTGGCAGAGGTTCTTGAAGCTGTGATGCCCCATATGGAGACTCTGACACCTGGCGCTGTCCAGCCTATCATGTTCCAGCGCCAAAGGGTGTTCAGCACATATTGCCATGCACCCCAACTTGCTGAAGCCCTCATTACAGTGTTTGTGGATATAGAGTTCACTG GTGATCCGCATCAGTTTGAGCAGAAGTTTAATTACAGACGACCAATGTATGCCATTCTGAAGTACATGTGGGGAGAAGAGAGCTACAGGGAGAGCATTAAG CGTCTTGCCGATTATGCATCTGAAAATCTTGAAGCCATGAATCCACCACTCTTCCTGAGGTTTCTCAATCTCCTCATGAATGATGCCATCTTCTTACTTGACGAGGCTATACAG TACTTAAGTAAGATCAAAATCCTCCAGCTGGAGCGGGATCGGGGGGAGTGGGACAGTCTGGCCCCTGACGCCCGCAGAGAGAAAGAGTCTAGTCTGCAGATGTTTGGACAGCTGGGTCGCTTCCACAACATCATGTCAAATGAGACCATTGGCACCTTGGCTTTCCTCACATCTG AGATAAAAGGTATTTTTGTTCATCCCTTTCTTGCTGAGAGGATCATCTCTATGCTCAACTACTTTTTACAGCACCTGGTAGGCCCCAAGATGGGCGCCCTAAAGGTGAAAGACTTCAGTGAATTCGACTTCAAACCCCAGCAGCTAGTGTCGGACATCTGTACTATTTACCTAAATCTGGG AGATGAAGAAAATTTCTGCGCCACTGTCCCAAAAGATGGAAGGTCATATTCACCCACTCTGTTCTGCCAAACTGTCCGCGTACTCAAGAAAATCAACAAGCCTGGCGTCATGATTGTATTGTTCAGTCTTTTAGCAGATAAAATTAAG TCACTTGCAGACAGGCATCAGCGAGAAGAGGAGACCTACTCTGATGCTCCTGATGAATTTCTGGATCCCATCATGTCTACGTTGATGCTTGATCCGGTGCTGCTACCTTCTTCAAATGTCACAGTGGACCGTACAACAATAGCACGACACTTACTAAG TGACCAGACAGACCCTTTCAACCGCAGTCCGCTCACCATGGACCAGATCAGGCCCAATATAGAGCTCAGGCAACAGATCATGAAGTGGCTTGCTGATCATAAGCAAAGCAACCAGCAAATGGGACCCAGTGGCTAA
- the phykpl gene encoding 5-phosphohydroxy-L-lysine phospho-lyase, with protein MALEVFHKDETLQMRRKLIGQSCRLFFSHDPVKIVRARGQYLYDENGMQYLDCISNVQHVGHCHPSITQAAAAQMDLLNSNTRFLHDNIVLYADRLAATLPKKLCVFYFVNSGSEANDLALRLARQYTRHQDVIVLDHAYHGHLTSLIDISPYKFRKLEGQKEWVHVAPLPDTYHGIYREDHPDPGQAYADTVKSLIEEAHKKGRKISSFFAESLPSVGGQIIFPTGYCKRVAEYVREAGGVYVADEIQTGFGRVGSHFWAFQLQGEDFCPDIVTMGKPIGNGHPIACVATTEEIAAAFTANGVEYFNTFGGNPVSCAIGLAVLDVLEKEDLGGNAVRVGGHLKQLLLQLQTKHPLIGDVRGVGLFIGMELVKDRASRKPATEEAAHLVRRLKEERIVISTDGPWDSVIKFKPPMCFSIEDAERVSTCIDQILRELDDTHQKEDC; from the exons ATGGCTCTGGAAGTTTTTCATAAAGATGAGACTTTGCAAATGCGCAGGAAGCTGATTGG gCAGTCCTGCAGACTCTTCTTTTCCCATGATCCCGTGAAAATAGTGAGAGCACGGGGTCAGTATTTATATGATGAGAATGGCATGCAGTACTTAGATTGCATTAGTAATGTTCAACATG TGGGACACTGTCACCCCAGCATCACTCAGGCCGCTGCTGCTCAGATGGATCTTCTTAATTCAAACACTAGATTCCTCCATGATAATATAGTTCTGTATGCAGATCGGCTGGCCGCCACTCTGCCAAAGAAACtttgtgtcttttattttgtcaactcAGG GTCAGAAGCTAATGATCTTGCCTTGAGACTGGCCCGTCAGTATACCCGACATCAGGATGTCATTGTGCTAGATCA TGCATATCATGGACATCTCACCTCACTCATCGACATCAGCCCGTACAAGTTCCGGAAACTGGAGGGCCAGAAAGAGTGGGTGCATGTG GCGCCTCTTCCTGATACTTACCACGGTATCTACCGTGAAGATCATCCTGACCCAGGACAAGCTTATGCAGACACTGTGAAAAGTCTTATTGAAGAGGCGCATAAGAAAGGCCGCAAG ATTTCATCTTTTTTTGCCGAGTCTTTACCCAGTGTTGGTGGCCAGATCATTTTCCCAACTGGTTATTGTAAAAGAGTAGCAGA ATATGTTCGTGAAGCAGGAGGAGTTTATGTGGCAGATGAGATTCAGACAGGCTTCGGTCGTGTTGGGAGTCATTTCTGGGCTTTTCAGCTTCAAGGTGAAGACTTCTGCCCTGACATTGTAACAATGGGCAAACCAATAGGCAATGGTCATCCTATTGCGTGTGTGGCCACTACAGAGGAAATAGCTGCTGCTTTTACAGCCAATGGTGTGGAGTACTTCAACACA TTTGGTGGTAACCCAGTATCCTGTGCCATTGGTCTGGCAGTGTTGGATGTTCTAGAGAAAGAAGACCTCGGAGGCAATGCTGTGCGTGTCGGAGGTCATCTTAAACAGCTCCTCCTTCAACTTCAGACTAAACATCCACTCATCGGAGATGTGCG TGGTGTTGGACTGTTTATAGGTATGGAGCTAGTTAAAGACAGAGCGTCCAGAAAACCAGCAACAGAAGAAGCAGCACATCTTGTTCGAAG GCTGAAAGAGGAACGTATAGTTATTAGCACTGATGGACCATGGGACAGTGTCATCAAATTCAAACCTCCAATGTGCTTCAGTATTGAGGATGCTGAGAGAGTCTCTACATGCATTGACCAAATTCTCAGAG AACTGGACGATACCCATCAAAAAGAGGACTGCTGA